A stretch of Paracoccus seriniphilus DNA encodes these proteins:
- a CDS encoding TRAP transporter large permease, protein MEILSQTAILVVTLLVLLGLGVWVGVALLASAVVIFLMFTSSPVDAILGTTMWAHSASWTLTALPLFIWMGEILYRTRLAEDLFTGLAPWVGRLPGGLAHVNVVGCGIFAAVSGSSAATTATVGRISLPELKSRGYDDRLAIGSLAGSGTLGLLIPPSVVMIVYGVAAQVSINRLFIAGVVPGLMLMALFSGYIILWSRLHPEAMPDPENRIGWGERLKRLRLLLPVVGLIIGVIGSIYAGYATATEAAAIGVAGALIIAGIGGSLTRSSFIEALFGATRTSAMIGLILLGAAFLTSAMSFSGLPADLAKVISESGLGKAGLIAVLTVFFVLLGCFLDGISIVVLTTSVVMPAIAAVGIDPVWFGIYLIIVVEMAQITPPLGFNLFVIQNLTGRGIFEITRMIVPYFLILVLAVILLTAFPGIATWLVQQTI, encoded by the coding sequence ATGGAAATCCTGTCACAGACTGCCATTCTTGTCGTCACGCTGCTGGTCCTGCTGGGATTGGGCGTCTGGGTCGGGGTGGCGCTGCTGGCCTCGGCTGTGGTGATCTTTCTGATGTTCACCTCCAGCCCTGTCGATGCCATCCTTGGCACCACCATGTGGGCGCATTCGGCCAGTTGGACACTGACCGCCCTGCCGCTGTTCATCTGGATGGGAGAAATCCTTTATCGCACCCGTCTGGCCGAAGACCTGTTCACCGGCCTTGCGCCATGGGTCGGCCGTCTGCCCGGCGGATTGGCCCATGTGAATGTCGTCGGCTGCGGCATTTTCGCGGCGGTCTCGGGGTCATCGGCGGCCACGACCGCGACCGTCGGGCGGATTTCATTGCCCGAACTGAAATCGCGCGGCTATGACGACCGGCTTGCCATTGGCTCACTGGCAGGCTCGGGCACGCTTGGCCTGCTGATCCCGCCTTCGGTGGTGATGATCGTCTATGGCGTCGCGGCGCAGGTCTCGATCAACCGTTTGTTCATTGCCGGCGTCGTGCCGGGGCTGATGCTGATGGCTTTGTTTTCGGGATATATCATCCTGTGGTCGCGTCTGCATCCCGAGGCGATGCCCGACCCGGAAAACCGCATCGGCTGGGGTGAACGCCTCAAGCGGCTGCGCCTGCTTCTGCCGGTCGTGGGTCTGATCATCGGCGTCATCGGCTCGATCTATGCCGGCTATGCCACCGCGACCGAGGCCGCCGCCATCGGCGTGGCCGGGGCATTGATCATCGCCGGCATCGGCGGCTCGCTGACCCGTTCCAGTTTCATCGAGGCGCTGTTCGGGGCCACCCGCACCTCGGCCATGATCGGGCTGATCCTGCTGGGCGCGGCCTTCCTGACCTCGGCCATGAGCTTTTCGGGCCTGCCCGCAGACCTGGCCAAGGTCATCTCGGAAAGCGGCCTTGGCAAGGCCGGGCTGATCGCGGTGCTGACGGTGTTCTTTGTGCTGCTGGGCTGTTTCCTTGACGGAATCTCCATCGTCGTGCTGACCACCTCGGTCGTGATGCCCGCGATCGCGGCGGTCGGGATCGACCCCGTCTGGTTCGGCATCTATCTGATCATCGTGGTCGAGATGGCACAGATCACGCCGCCCCTTGGCTTCAACCTGTTCGTGATCCAGAACCTGACCGGGCGCGGCATCTTTGAAATCACCCGGATGATCGTGCCCTATTTCCTGATCCTCGTGCTGGCCGTGATCCTGCTGACCGCGTTCCCCGGCATTGCCACCTGGCTTGTCCAACAAACGATCTGA
- a CDS encoding 6-bladed beta-propeller: protein MSTARPCAHVALGAQRYQVQHLAVGADASFAGISDLAVLADRIVVLRRQLPELQLLNTDGTGKINSQPLPQFTCGHGLRVLEPDLLAATDMDGHKVVFLNAELVEIARLHCNERPALGRPFNHPTDCARGPDGRLYVSDGYGNSAVHVFARDLRHLFSFGEPGTGPGQFSTPHSILFDSKGQLCVADRENNRVQRFDAEGRFLDQIEDLYKPMALALRPDGVLLVTDQTPRLSAYDPQGNLMGRCRTFATFAHGVDVAKNGSIFLAEMMPDRVTCLRPTAD, encoded by the coding sequence ATGAGCACCGCGCGCCCATGCGCCCATGTCGCATTGGGCGCGCAACGCTATCAGGTGCAGCATCTTGCGGTGGGCGCGGACGCGTCCTTCGCCGGTATCAGCGACCTTGCCGTGCTGGCCGACCGGATTGTCGTGCTGCGGCGGCAACTGCCGGAATTGCAACTTCTGAACACGGACGGCACCGGCAAGATCAACAGCCAGCCCCTGCCCCAGTTCACCTGCGGCCACGGTTTGCGTGTTCTGGAACCCGACCTGCTGGCCGCAACCGATATGGATGGGCACAAGGTCGTTTTCCTGAATGCCGAACTGGTCGAGATCGCGCGCCTGCATTGCAATGAACGCCCCGCGCTGGGGCGCCCCTTCAATCATCCGACCGATTGTGCGCGGGGGCCGGATGGGCGGCTGTATGTCTCGGACGGCTATGGCAACAGCGCTGTCCATGTCTTTGCCCGCGATCTGCGCCACCTGTTCAGCTTTGGTGAGCCGGGGACCGGCCCGGGCCAGTTTTCGACCCCACATAGCATATTGTTCGACAGCAAAGGGCAGCTTTGCGTGGCCGATCGCGAAAACAACCGCGTGCAGAGATTTGATGCCGAGGGCCGCTTTCTGGACCAGATCGAAGACCTCTACAAACCCATGGCGCTTGCATTGCGACCCGATGGCGTGCTGCTGGTCACGGATCAGACACCACGCCTGTCAGCATATGATCCGCAGGGCAACCTGATGGGGCGCTGCCGGACCTTTGCCACCTTTGCCCATGGCGTGGATGTTGCGAAGAATGGCAGCATCTTTCTGGCCGAGATGATGCCCGACCGGGTGACCTGCCTGCGCCCGACCGCCGACTGA
- a CDS encoding sugar ABC transporter ATP-binding protein, whose product MSQALPQAHQPDALLLDVQNLQKSFGGVHALSGVSFSLKAGEVHALVGENGAGKSTLIKVLSGVHKYDAGEITLAGAPFKPTDPHFAKAAGIQVVHQEFNLLKDLSIAENISIEAFPRKRFGLLDRAEMKARARRALDAIGLNDVDVDAPVRSLGIAHRQLIEIARALQTDSRILILDEPTATLTERETSRLFEIIAGIKAKGVTVVFVSHHLDEVFAICDRVTVFRNGRTITTEDIAETSPEGIVRHMVGRNLAQQEKEIHVPIDKDVVLSVSALQTSQNPDPNGVSFELHRGEILGIAGLVGAGRTEVLRAIFGADPIRSGVITRNGHALNINGPRDAIAAGIGFVTEDRKDEGLILDMPIAANSSLVNIRQVSRHGLLDFARERQMAVEGGTRLKLKYGKTSDPVSSLSGGNQQKVVLAKWLANDPEILLLDEPTRGVDVGAKAEIYAILKGLAANGMSMIVVSSELPELITLTDRMLVMSENSIQGILMPQDYDQETILKLAYGQSDVAKGPTQ is encoded by the coding sequence ATGTCGCAAGCATTGCCACAGGCGCATCAGCCAGATGCGCTGCTGTTAGACGTGCAAAACCTTCAGAAATCCTTTGGCGGCGTGCATGCGCTGAGTGGCGTCAGCTTTTCGCTGAAAGCGGGCGAGGTTCACGCGCTGGTGGGTGAAAATGGCGCGGGAAAATCGACCTTGATCAAGGTCTTGTCCGGCGTCCACAAATATGATGCCGGCGAAATCACGCTGGCCGGGGCGCCATTCAAGCCGACCGATCCGCATTTTGCCAAGGCCGCAGGCATTCAGGTCGTCCATCAGGAATTCAACCTGCTGAAAGATCTGAGCATCGCCGAAAATATTTCGATCGAGGCCTTCCCCCGCAAACGCTTTGGCCTGCTTGACCGCGCCGAGATGAAAGCCCGCGCCCGCCGGGCGCTGGATGCCATCGGGTTGAATGATGTCGATGTCGATGCGCCGGTGCGCAGTCTTGGGATCGCGCATCGTCAGTTGATCGAGATTGCCCGTGCCCTGCAGACCGACAGCCGCATCCTGATCCTGGACGAACCCACCGCCACGCTGACCGAGCGTGAGACATCGCGGTTGTTCGAAATCATTGCGGGCATCAAGGCCAAGGGCGTGACGGTGGTCTTTGTCTCGCACCATCTGGACGAAGTTTTTGCCATTTGTGACCGGGTGACGGTGTTTCGAAACGGCCGGACAATCACGACAGAAGACATTGCCGAAACCTCGCCCGAGGGCATCGTGCGCCACATGGTCGGGCGCAATCTGGCGCAGCAGGAAAAGGAAATACACGTCCCCATCGACAAGGATGTCGTCCTGTCCGTCTCGGCGCTGCAAACCAGCCAGAACCCGGACCCGAACGGCGTGTCATTCGAACTGCATCGCGGCGAAATCCTTGGCATCGCGGGACTTGTCGGCGCCGGTCGCACCGAAGTGCTGCGGGCGATTTTCGGAGCTGATCCGATCCGCTCGGGCGTGATCACACGCAACGGCCATGCGCTGAACATCAATGGGCCGCGCGATGCCATTGCCGCCGGCATCGGCTTTGTCACCGAAGACCGCAAGGATGAGGGGCTGATCCTCGACATGCCGATTGCGGCCAATAGCTCTCTGGTGAATATCAGACAGGTCTCGCGTCACGGGTTGCTGGATTTCGCACGCGAACGTCAGATGGCTGTCGAGGGCGGTACGCGGCTGAAACTGAAATATGGCAAGACCTCGGATCCGGTCTCCAGCCTGTCGGGGGGCAACCAGCAGAAGGTCGTTCTGGCCAAATGGCTGGCCAATGACCCTGAAATCCTGTTGCTGGACGAACCCACGCGTGGCGTCGATGTCGGCGCCAAGGCCGAGATCTATGCCATCCTCAAGGGGCTGGCGGCCAACGGCATGTCGATGATTGTCGTTTCCTCTGAATTGCCCGAACTGATCACCCTGACCGACAGGATGCTGGTCATGTCGGAAAACAGCATTCAGGGCATCTTGATGCCGCAGGACTATGATCAGGAAACCATTCTGAAACTGGCCTATGGTCAATCCGACGTCGCGAAAGGACCGACCCAATGA
- a CDS encoding TRAP transporter small permease: MVLTRHLFNFCGALAALSLVGIAVLILAQIVLRLMGSQIPSADDFAAWGLSASIFLALPTALTHGDHIRVTSLRQLMPQGMGHVADVLAAGFATILMGWVAWAIFGYVHESWSYDDVSQGIVAVPLWIPQSAMAFGAILFAIAFAEGTLRLILGLPVERDDVAEQMRGE; the protein is encoded by the coding sequence ATGGTCCTGACCCGTCATCTGTTCAATTTCTGCGGGGCTCTGGCCGCGCTGTCCCTTGTGGGGATCGCGGTTCTGATCCTTGCGCAGATCGTGCTGCGCCTGATGGGCAGCCAGATTCCGTCAGCCGATGATTTCGCGGCATGGGGACTGTCTGCCTCGATCTTTCTGGCGCTGCCAACCGCACTGACCCATGGCGACCATATCCGCGTCACCTCGCTGCGCCAGCTGATGCCCCAGGGCATGGGCCATGTGGCCGATGTGCTGGCCGCCGGTTTCGCCACGATCCTGATGGGATGGGTGGCATGGGCGATCTTTGGCTATGTCCATGAAAGCTGGAGCTATGACGATGTCAGTCAGGGCATCGTCGCCGTGCCGCTGTGGATCCCGCAGTCAGCCATGGCCTTTGGCGCGATCCTATTTGCCATCGCCTTTGCCGAAGGGACATTGCGGCTGATCCTTGGCCTGCCGGTCGAACGCGACGATGTCGCCGAACAGATGCGGGGCGAGTGA
- the rbsD gene encoding D-ribose pyranase: MKRSILINRHLSTLVASLGHLDEIVVADAGLPVPDGVPVIDLAVKPGVPGFWDVLDALRSELVIEAAVIADEANDDLQAAFADFMKDWSQETKKHIALSTTSHGAFKDRSARSKAVIRTGECTPYCNVILVSGVPF; this comes from the coding sequence ATGAAACGTAGCATCCTGATCAACCGTCATCTCAGCACGCTTGTTGCCTCGCTGGGGCATCTGGACGAAATCGTCGTGGCGGATGCCGGATTACCCGTGCCCGATGGGGTGCCGGTGATCGATCTGGCGGTCAAACCGGGGGTTCCCGGATTCTGGGACGTGCTGGATGCCCTGCGTTCGGAACTGGTGATCGAAGCTGCAGTTATCGCCGATGAGGCCAATGATGACCTGCAAGCCGCATTCGCCGATTTCATGAAGGACTGGTCGCAGGAAACGAAAAAGCATATCGCCCTTTCCACGACCTCTCACGGGGCTTTCAAGGACCGCAGCGCGCGTTCGAAAGCAGTGATCCGCACTGGTGAATGCACCCCCTATTGCAATGTCATCCTTGTCAGCGGCGTGCCATTTTGA
- a CDS encoding LacI family DNA-binding transcriptional regulator: MATIKDVAREAGVSVGTVSKVISRDATVKPALRERVLKAIATLGYRPNLAARALRTNTVNVIGLVVPDISNPFFAALAKRIEAEAAKYAHSVMLANSDDDPEAEARQIAALLGQLPKGLIIVGAETKAVKTVKSDVPIVSVDRRYGAYPLIATNHETASALQADHLVALGHRRIGYISGPDTTEVGRLRKQGFYGRIMQLSDPGDPVRLIIREGSFDYTSGELLARAMLELPPDERPTAIAAASDQQAIGALRLARDMGIEVPARLSIAGFDNIDLAKLVVPRLTSVAQRIEEIAVLAVQRILNPGQTGTKPADVLVGADLVARGSSGPAPNAKAPG; the protein is encoded by the coding sequence ATGGCCACGATAAAGGATGTCGCGCGCGAAGCCGGGGTTTCCGTGGGCACCGTGTCAAAGGTCATCTCGCGGGATGCCACGGTCAAACCCGCCCTGCGCGAACGTGTCCTGAAGGCCATCGCCACCCTTGGCTACCGACCCAATCTGGCGGCCCGCGCCCTGCGGACCAACACGGTTAATGTGATCGGACTGGTCGTGCCGGATATCTCCAACCCGTTTTTCGCCGCGCTTGCCAAGCGGATCGAGGCCGAGGCCGCCAAATACGCCCATTCGGTCATGCTGGCCAATTCCGATGACGACCCCGAGGCCGAGGCGCGCCAGATCGCCGCCCTGCTGGGCCAGCTTCCCAAGGGGCTGATCATCGTGGGAGCCGAGACCAAAGCGGTCAAGACGGTCAAGAGTGATGTTCCGATCGTGTCGGTCGACCGGCGCTATGGGGCCTATCCGCTGATCGCGACCAATCACGAAACCGCCTCTGCCCTGCAGGCGGACCATCTTGTCGCTCTGGGGCATCGGCGGATCGGCTATATCTCGGGGCCGGACACGACCGAGGTCGGGCGGCTGCGCAAACAGGGGTTCTACGGTCGCATCATGCAACTGTCAGATCCCGGCGATCCGGTCAGGCTGATCATCCGTGAGGGCAGCTTCGATTACACCTCGGGCGAACTGCTGGCCCGCGCGATGCTGGAACTGCCACCGGACGAGCGGCCGACCGCGATTGCGGCGGCCAGCGACCAGCAGGCGATTGGCGCGTTGCGCCTTGCCCGCGACATGGGCATCGAGGTTCCCGCCCGACTGTCCATTGCGGGTTTTGACAATATCGACCTTGCCAAACTGGTCGTGCCGCGGCTGACCAGTGTCGCACAGCGTATCGAAGAGATTGCCGTGCTGGCCGTTCAACGAATCCTGAACCCGGGACAAACAGGAACCAAGCCCGCCGATGTGCTGGTGGGTGCCGATCTTGTCGCGCGCGGATCTTCCGGCCCGGCCCCCAACGCCAAGGCGCCGGGGTGA
- a CDS encoding amidase family protein, protein MTQDLLNQARAQATAPDFIQVFDDPITAEGPLSGLTVAVKDLFDVQGYATGAGTAPRTDRPLATRDAAAVARLRAAGAGLIGHANMTEYAYSGLGLNPHHGTPLTPLIEGCIAGGSTSGGASAVARGVADIALGTDTGGSARIPAAFCGIYGFKPTASTIPRDGAVPLSHSLDSVGVLTRDPALLRPTLNVLRDTPLPAADMPGTVIVPQNFGLDDVAPEIVEAFETALEVLAEGGISIRRLSLPFFDRYRALPVWQFSAVESRCHHGAEYDAHRDRLDPRVASRMARAEETDAPGYARTLLARQALADEATRIFADMPILLPSVAIMPPRLSDLEDDASYDRLNLLALRNTSLANVIDGCSVSLPLADLPGAGLMLTGPRGSDAMMLGMAEVLASEL, encoded by the coding sequence ATGACCCAAGACCTTCTGAACCAAGCCCGCGCCCAGGCCACTGCGCCCGATTTCATCCAGGTCTTCGACGACCCGATCACCGCCGAAGGCCCGCTGTCGGGCCTGACCGTGGCGGTCAAGGATCTGTTCGACGTGCAGGGCTATGCCACCGGCGCAGGAACCGCGCCGCGGACTGACCGTCCGCTTGCCACGCGCGACGCTGCGGCGGTTGCGCGGCTGCGTGCGGCGGGTGCGGGGCTGATCGGTCATGCCAATATGACCGAATATGCCTATTCCGGGCTGGGATTGAACCCCCATCACGGCACGCCACTGACACCCCTGATAGAGGGCTGCATCGCCGGTGGCTCGACCTCGGGCGGGGCGTCGGCCGTGGCGCGCGGCGTGGCCGATATCGCGCTTGGCACCGACACCGGCGGCTCGGCCCGTATTCCGGCGGCCTTCTGCGGCATCTACGGGTTCAAGCCGACCGCAAGCACGATCCCGCGCGATGGCGCGGTGCCTCTGTCGCATTCGCTGGACAGCGTCGGCGTGCTGACCCGTGATCCGGCCCTGTTGCGCCCGACGCTGAACGTGCTGCGCGACACGCCCCTGCCTGCCGCCGACATGCCCGGCACGGTGATCGTGCCGCAGAACTTCGGGCTGGACGATGTGGCACCGGAAATCGTTGAAGCCTTCGAGACCGCGCTGGAGGTTCTGGCCGAGGGCGGCATCTCGATCCGCCGCCTGTCACTGCCCTTCTTTGACCGCTATCGCGCCCTGCCTGTCTGGCAGTTCTCGGCGGTGGAATCGCGCTGCCATCATGGCGCGGAATATGACGCCCATCGTGACAGGCTGGACCCGCGCGTCGCCTCGCGCATGGCACGGGCCGAAGAAACCGATGCCCCCGGCTATGCCCGCACCTTGCTGGCGCGTCAGGCATTGGCCGATGAGGCCACACGCATCTTTGCCGACATGCCGATCCTCTTGCCAAGCGTTGCCATCATGCCCCCGCGGCTGAGCGATCTGGAGGATGATGCAAGCTATGACCGGCTGAACCTGCTGGCCCTGCGCAATACCAGCCTGGCCAATGTCATCGACGGCTGCTCGGTCAGCCTGCCGCTGGCCGATCTGCCCGGTGCCGGGCTGATGCTGACCGGTCCGCGTGGCAGCGATGCCATGATGCTGGGCATGGCCGAAGTGCTGGCCTCGGAACTATGA
- a CDS encoding ABC transporter permease, which translates to MSSAHEANIAARGKSFSLKAILNNAGIGLALLLVIAFFSVTTEHFLSSNNITNILTQITINLILAVGMTFVILIGGIDLSVGSVMAFAAVVAGKAITLPGLGVTELILLACLAGVLAGLVCGILNGVLSAYWSLPSFIITLGMLNIARGAALQISGAQTIYSFPFVFEEFGSKLIYGVPVVFLLALLLVLIAWFVLNRTVFGRLIYGIGNNEEAVRLAGHPVFWYKVAAFTICGLTAGIAAIVYMARLSIASPIAGIGFELNAIAAVIIGGTSLSGGRGSVIGTLLGAFIIGVLANGLILIGLSDFMRQMITGVVIIIAVILDHYRARLSAS; encoded by the coding sequence ATGAGTTCCGCACATGAAGCCAATATCGCGGCACGGGGCAAAAGCTTTTCCCTGAAGGCCATTCTCAACAATGCCGGTATCGGCCTGGCACTTCTGCTGGTGATTGCCTTCTTCTCGGTGACGACGGAACATTTCCTGTCATCGAACAATATCACCAATATCCTGACCCAGATCACGATCAACCTGATCCTTGCCGTCGGGATGACCTTCGTGATCCTGATCGGGGGAATAGACCTCTCTGTCGGATCGGTCATGGCCTTTGCGGCCGTGGTGGCGGGCAAGGCGATCACCCTGCCCGGTCTGGGGGTGACAGAACTGATCCTGCTGGCCTGTCTGGCCGGCGTTCTGGCGGGGTTGGTCTGCGGAATCCTGAACGGGGTGCTCAGCGCCTATTGGTCCCTGCCTTCATTCATCATCACCCTGGGCATGCTGAATATCGCCCGCGGCGCGGCCCTGCAGATTTCGGGGGCACAGACGATCTATTCCTTTCCCTTTGTCTTCGAAGAGTTCGGATCCAAGCTGATCTACGGCGTGCCAGTGGTCTTTCTGCTGGCGCTGCTGCTGGTGCTGATCGCCTGGTTCGTTCTGAACCGCACCGTCTTTGGGCGGCTGATCTATGGCATCGGGAACAATGAAGAGGCCGTCCGCCTGGCCGGGCATCCGGTGTTCTGGTACAAGGTCGCCGCCTTCACCATCTGCGGTCTGACCGCCGGGATTGCCGCGATCGTCTATATGGCGCGTCTCAGCATCGCCAGCCCGATCGCGGGGATCGGCTTTGAACTGAACGCAATTGCGGCGGTCATCATCGGCGGCACCAGCCTGTCGGGCGGGCGCGGATCGGTGATCGGGACATTGCTGGGCGCATTCATCATCGGCGTTCTGGCAAACGGGTTGATCCTGATCGGATTAAGCGACTTTATGCGCCAGATGATCACCGGCGTGGTCATCATCATCGCTGTCATTCTGGATCATTACCGCGCGAGGCTGTCCGCATCATGA
- a CDS encoding sugar ABC transporter substrate-binding protein has protein sequence MKLRNLAITAATGLLLSSGIAMADDKPVVGLVMKSLANEFFQSMLAGAEAHAAERGDFELIAVGMQNETDFEAQINAVDNFITQGVDAIVVAPADSRAMVRPLKKAVEAGIVVVNFDVALDTEAKEQQGFELAFVGPDNRGGAAMAGDALGEKLGEGAKVVIIEGNPGADNATQRLLGFQDSVEKYKLELLDSRTAHWETEEANQVFSTMLTAHPDIQGVMAANDSMAVGVVKALEAAGRDDIEVVGFDNIPAVAPMIEDGRMLATVDQFGQEMAANAIDLALEVLAGGPELEGWVKTDIKLVTAD, from the coding sequence ATGAAACTCAGGAATCTTGCGATTACCGCTGCCACCGGCTTGCTGCTGTCGTCGGGCATCGCCATGGCCGATGACAAACCTGTCGTGGGGCTGGTCATGAAGTCGCTGGCCAATGAATTTTTCCAAAGCATGCTGGCAGGTGCCGAGGCACATGCCGCCGAGCGCGGCGATTTCGAACTGATCGCCGTGGGGATGCAGAACGAAACCGATTTCGAGGCCCAGATCAACGCAGTCGACAATTTCATCACCCAGGGCGTGGATGCCATCGTCGTCGCACCGGCAGACAGCCGCGCCATGGTGCGGCCGCTCAAAAAAGCCGTTGAAGCAGGCATCGTCGTGGTGAATTTCGACGTGGCTCTGGATACCGAGGCCAAGGAGCAACAGGGCTTCGAGCTTGCCTTTGTCGGCCCTGACAACCGTGGCGGCGCAGCCATGGCCGGCGATGCCCTTGGCGAAAAGCTGGGCGAAGGCGCAAAGGTCGTCATCATCGAGGGTAACCCCGGTGCCGACAATGCCACCCAACGCCTGCTGGGATTTCAGGATTCGGTCGAGAAATACAAGCTGGAGCTTCTGGACAGCCGCACGGCCCATTGGGAAACCGAAGAGGCCAATCAGGTCTTTTCGACGATGCTGACAGCACATCCCGACATTCAAGGGGTAATGGCAGCCAATGACTCGATGGCGGTGGGAGTCGTCAAGGCGCTGGAAGCGGCGGGACGCGACGATATCGAGGTGGTCGGCTTCGACAACATCCCCGCCGTTGCCCCGATGATCGAAGATGGCCGCATGCTGGCCACGGTCGATCAGTTCGGGCAGGAGATGGCCGCCAATGCCATTGACCTGGCGCTGGAAGTCCTTGCCGGTGGTCCGGAACTGGAAGGCTGGGTGAAAACCGACATCAAGCTGGTGACGGCTGACTAG